GGACGTACGCCAGCGAGCGCTGCGCGGTGTCCGGCACCGGCCATGGCGAGTACTTCGTCCGTTACAGCGTGGCGCGCGATATCTGCTCCCACGTGGAGCTGTTGGATCTACCGCTGAGCGAGTCCGCCAATCACATGGTCATGGAGGTGCTGCTCCAGGCTGGCGGCGAGGGAGGGGTCATCGCCATGGACGCGCAGGGCAACGTGGCCATGCCGTTCAACACCTCGGGCATGTACCGCGGCTACATGGGTCCGGAGGGCGAGCCCTCCGTCGCCATCTTCAAGGAGCCCTGAGCCTCACACCGGGGCCGAGGGCCCCGCCGCGCCCTGGGTGGCCGAGAGCACCCAGCGCTCCAACTCCGGGCGGGGCATCAGCCCGCTGCGGCGCGCCACTTCCCGGCCTCCGGAGAAGAGGACGAAGGTGGGGATGCCCCGGACGCCCAACTGGCTGGCCGCGTGCGGCTCCGCCTCCGTGTTGAGCTTGAGGACGACGAGCCGGCCCGCGTGGGCCCGCCCCACCGCGTCGAAGATGGGCGCGGCGGCACGGCAGGGCGCGCACCAGGGCGCCCACAGGTCGAGCAGGACGGGCACGGGAGCGGAATTCACCGCCCGCCAGAGTGCCTCGCCGTTCACCTCCTGGGGCGCGCCCGACAGATCGAGTGGGCGCTGACAGCGGCCGCACGTGGGCTGGCCCGGAGGCGCGGGCTGGCGCACGCGGTTGAAGGCACCACACGAGGAGCAGCGGAACATGAGGACCTCCCAGTCTCCTGGCCGAAAGATAGTGCTCCCGAGGCAAGCGGGAGGGGCCGGGCGCCCGCCCATCGGGCATGCGGAGAGGGGGATGGCTCTCTACCCGTCGATGTCCAGGTACGTCCGCTTCGCCGTCACCGAGTAGAAGCGAGCCTCGGGCAGCACGTACGCGGTGAGGCGCCGGCCGTAGACGCAGCCCGAGTCCAGGCCGATGGCATGGGGGTGGCGCTGCACCCCGCGCAGGGCGTCATGGCCGAAGATGATGAGCTCGGGTCCCCGCCACAGGCTCGCCCAGGGCACCCCGGCCTCCAGCTTCTTCGAGGGCTCACCCTCCGAGGTGATGCTGCGCAGGTTGAGCATCAGCTCCGGCTCCTGCTTCTCCA
This sequence is a window from Cystobacter ferrugineus. Protein-coding genes within it:
- a CDS encoding thioredoxin family protein, producing MFRCSSCGAFNRVRQPAPPGQPTCGRCQRPLDLSGAPQEVNGEALWRAVNSAPVPVLLDLWAPWCAPCRAAAPIFDAVGRAHAGRLVVLKLNTEAEPHAASQLGVRGIPTFVLFSGGREVARRSGLMPRPELERWVLSATQGAAGPSAPV